The following are encoded in a window of Bradyrhizobium guangdongense genomic DNA:
- a CDS encoding Do family serine endopeptidase — translation MTDRPDLTNLPSYRQPRRSVLSVRRIALMASVVAGLGIAVHGFSPSTSPADLFSSPAHAQVNNEVKKVERPIGFADIVERVKPSVISVKVNIKEKTASNDDGDDSSPFQPGSPMERFFRRFGGPDGIPGLKGGRGRVVQGQGSGFFISADGYAVTNNHVVDGADKVEVTTDDGKTYSAKVIGTDQRTDLALIKVEGGSNFPFAKLADGKPRIGDWVLAVGNPFGLGGTVTAGIVSASGRDIGNGPYDDFIQIDAPVNKGNSGGPAFNTDGEVMGVNTAIYSPSGGSVGIAFSIPASTVKSVVAQLKDKGSVSRGWIGVQIQPVTSDIADSLGMKKAEGALVAEPQSNGPAAKAGIESGDVITAVNGESVKDARELARTIGGMAPGASVKLNVLHKGQDKTVNLTLGQLPNTVEAKADTDNDSGKGASKGTDVPKLGMTVAPANSVAGAGKEGVVVTEVDPKSAAADRGFKEGDVILEVGGKSVSTAGDVRDAINTARSDNKNSVLMRVKSGGQSRFVAVPIAKG, via the coding sequence ATGACCGACCGTCCCGATCTCACCAACCTTCCGTCCTACCGGCAGCCCCGCCGCTCGGTGTTGTCCGTCCGCAGGATTGCGCTGATGGCCTCGGTCGTCGCCGGTCTCGGCATCGCCGTCCATGGCTTCAGCCCGTCGACGTCGCCCGCCGATTTGTTCTCCAGCCCGGCGCACGCGCAGGTCAACAACGAGGTCAAGAAGGTCGAGCGTCCGATCGGCTTTGCCGACATTGTCGAGCGGGTGAAGCCCTCGGTGATCTCCGTCAAGGTCAACATCAAGGAGAAGACCGCCAGCAACGACGACGGTGATGATTCCTCGCCGTTCCAGCCGGGCTCGCCGATGGAGCGCTTCTTCCGCCGCTTCGGCGGTCCGGACGGCATCCCGGGTCTGAAGGGCGGCCGTGGCCGCGTCGTGCAGGGCCAGGGCTCCGGCTTCTTCATCTCGGCTGACGGTTATGCCGTGACCAACAACCACGTGGTCGACGGCGCCGACAAGGTCGAGGTGACCACCGATGACGGCAAGACCTACAGCGCCAAGGTGATCGGCACCGACCAGCGTACCGACCTCGCCCTGATCAAGGTCGAGGGCGGCTCCAACTTCCCGTTCGCCAAGCTTGCCGACGGCAAGCCGCGGATCGGCGACTGGGTGCTCGCGGTCGGCAACCCCTTCGGTCTCGGCGGCACCGTGACCGCCGGCATCGTCTCGGCCAGCGGCCGCGACATCGGCAACGGCCCCTATGACGATTTCATCCAGATCGACGCGCCCGTGAACAAGGGCAATTCCGGTGGTCCGGCCTTCAACACCGATGGTGAGGTGATGGGCGTCAACACCGCGATCTATTCGCCGTCGGGCGGCAGCGTCGGCATCGCGTTCTCGATTCCCGCCAGCACCGTCAAGAGCGTGGTCGCCCAGCTCAAGGACAAGGGCTCGGTCAGCCGCGGCTGGATCGGCGTGCAGATCCAGCCCGTGACGTCTGACATCGCCGACAGTCTCGGCATGAAGAAGGCCGAAGGAGCGCTGGTGGCGGAGCCGCAGTCGAACGGTCCGGCGGCGAAGGCCGGCATTGAGTCCGGCGACGTGATCACCGCGGTCAACGGCGAATCCGTCAAGGACGCCCGCGAACTGGCCCGCACCATCGGCGGCATGGCGCCCGGCGCCTCCGTGAAGCTCAACGTGCTGCACAAGGGCCAGGACAAGACCGTAAACCTCACCCTCGGTCAGCTGCCGAACACGGTGGAGGCCAAGGCCGACACCGATAACGACAGCGGCAAGGGCGCGAGCAAGGGCACCGACGTGCCGAAGCTCGGCATGACGGTCGCCCCCGCGAACTCGGTGGCCGGCGCCGGCAAGGAAGGCGTCGTCGTCACCGAAGTCGATCCGAAGAGCGCCGCGGCCGATCGCGGCTTCAAGGAAGGCGACGTGATTCTCGAAGTCGGCGGCAAGAGCGTGAGCACCGCCGGCGATGTCCGCGACGCCATCAACACGGCGCGCTCCGACAACAAGAACAGCGTCCTGATGCGGGTGAAGAGCGGCGGCCAGTCGCGCTTCGTGGCCGTGCCCATCGCCAAGGGCTGA
- a CDS encoding methyl-accepting chemotaxis protein, with the protein MFTNSNLTIRFLVGAVVAALLFLLGIGGGTGFIAVLYLNNEITSLSSDFAALSGPARDHAMQIYQQAQAAFSWFLVACGGIAIVAIAICLTTWFAVRNGILSPLAAIVHAMREVADQKFETPVPGLGGTNEIGLLAAALEVFKTSGIERRHLTEQQLHEVQHQAERSRYLDARIKSFNDLVASVVDSVASSAEHLKRNAETLSQTANDTSTKANAVASAASQASASVQTVAGSAEEMTNSIGTISRRVTDATQRAEGAATQAEKSRDTIHTLSEAADKIGEVVQLVQAIASQTNLLALNATIEAARAGEAGKGFAVVASEVKSLAHQTSKATEEITSHVASIQGITAETRGAIDAISKTLSEISSIMSGIEVDTAQQRNATQDISRSVQDAARGTLDVSNHIVQITSTSAETGRMAAEARDSAVDLSQQAETLKREVDEFIVSVRAS; encoded by the coding sequence ATGTTCACGAACAGCAATCTGACGATCCGCTTCCTGGTCGGCGCGGTCGTCGCCGCATTATTGTTCTTGCTGGGCATCGGCGGCGGCACCGGCTTCATTGCCGTGCTCTATCTCAACAACGAAATCACCAGCCTGTCGTCCGACTTCGCCGCACTGAGCGGTCCGGCACGCGACCACGCGATGCAGATCTACCAGCAGGCCCAGGCTGCCTTCTCCTGGTTCCTGGTCGCCTGCGGCGGGATCGCAATCGTCGCCATAGCGATCTGCCTCACCACGTGGTTCGCAGTACGAAACGGCATCCTCAGTCCGCTGGCGGCGATCGTGCATGCGATGCGCGAGGTTGCCGATCAGAAGTTCGAGACGCCGGTTCCGGGCCTCGGCGGCACCAACGAGATCGGCCTGCTCGCCGCCGCGCTGGAAGTCTTCAAGACCAGCGGCATCGAGCGGCGGCATCTGACGGAGCAGCAGCTGCACGAAGTGCAGCACCAGGCGGAGCGATCAAGATATCTCGATGCCCGGATCAAGAGCTTCAACGATCTCGTCGCCAGCGTCGTCGACAGCGTGGCGTCGTCGGCCGAGCATCTGAAGCGCAACGCCGAGACGCTGTCGCAGACCGCGAACGACACCAGCACCAAGGCCAACGCCGTGGCGAGCGCCGCGAGCCAGGCCAGCGCCAGCGTGCAGACGGTCGCGGGCTCGGCCGAGGAGATGACGAATTCGATCGGCACGATCAGCCGCCGTGTCACGGACGCGACCCAGCGTGCCGAGGGTGCGGCCACGCAGGCCGAGAAGAGCCGCGACACCATCCACACGCTCTCGGAGGCCGCCGACAAGATCGGCGAGGTCGTGCAGCTCGTGCAGGCGATCGCATCGCAGACCAATCTTCTGGCGCTCAACGCCACCATCGAGGCGGCGCGGGCGGGGGAGGCCGGCAAGGGCTTTGCCGTGGTCGCCTCCGAGGTGAAGAGCCTGGCGCATCAAACCAGCAAGGCGACGGAGGAAATCACCTCCCATGTCGCCAGCATCCAGGGCATCACCGCGGAGACGCGCGGGGCGATCGACGCGATCTCGAAGACGCTGTCGGAGATCTCGTCGATCATGTCCGGCATCGAGGTCGACACCGCCCAGCAGCGCAACGCCACGCAGGACATCAGCCGCAGCGTCCAGGACGCCGCGCGCGGCACGCTCGACGTCTCCAACCACATCGTCCAGATCACCTCGACCTCGGCAGAGACCGGCCGGATGGCGGCCGAGGCCCGCGATTCGGCCGTCGATCTGTCGCAACAGGCCGAGACCCTGAAGCGCGAAGTCGACGAATTCATCGTCAGTGTCAGGGCAAGCTGA
- a CDS encoding cytochrome c-type biogenesis protein translates to MRRMMAAIVALLLLAVPAVHAVQPDEIMSDPAKEARARELSRELRCMVCQNQSIDDSDAPLARDLRLLVRERIAAGDSNSQVLDFLVARYGEFVLLKPRFERQTIMLWLLAPLLLAGGGFALWRQNRRRSRSGADVPAPPLTPDEEARLAALMSDEAKS, encoded by the coding sequence ATGCGTCGGATGATGGCCGCGATCGTTGCGCTCCTGCTGCTGGCTGTGCCTGCGGTACACGCCGTGCAGCCCGACGAGATCATGTCGGACCCGGCGAAGGAGGCGCGCGCGCGGGAATTGTCGCGCGAGCTGCGCTGCATGGTCTGTCAGAACCAGTCGATCGACGATTCGGACGCGCCGCTTGCGCGCGATCTGCGGCTCCTCGTGCGCGAGCGGATCGCGGCCGGCGACAGCAATTCGCAGGTGCTCGACTTCCTGGTCGCACGCTACGGCGAGTTCGTGCTGCTGAAGCCTCGCTTCGAACGGCAGACCATCATGTTGTGGCTGCTCGCGCCGCTGCTGCTGGCCGGTGGCGGCTTTGCACTCTGGCGGCAGAATCGGCGCCGCTCGCGAAGTGGTGCAGATGTACCGGCGCCGCCGCTGACGCCGGACGAAGAGGCTCGGCTCGCCGCATTGATGTCGGACGAAGCGAAGTCCTAG
- a CDS encoding heme lyase CcmF/NrfE family subunit encodes MIAEAGHYALVLALALALIQSFVPVIGARLRDPALMNVARSTALAQLLFVGASFIALVTLHVNSDFSVANVYENSHSMKPLIYKITGVWGNHEGSMLLWVSILALFGGLVAAFGNNLPLSLRAHVLSVQAWIASAFYLFILITSNPFLRIANPPIEGRDLNPVLQDIGLAVHPPMLYLGYVGFSISFSFAIAALIEGRIDAAWARWVRPWTLVAWIFLTLGIAMGSYWAYYELGWGGWWFWDPVENASLMPWLAGTALLHSALVMEKRNALKVWTILLSILTFSLSLLGTFLVRSGVITSVHAFANDPTRGVFILLILCLFIGGSLSLFAGRATSLKQGGLFAPISREGALVLNNLLLTVACAVVLFGTLYPLAMEVLADFKMSVGAPFYNLTFVPLFTLLLLAVPFGPMLAWKRGDLLGVTQRLLAAGVAGLVVIAIVWAWTRGGSALAPLAIGLGVFVIAGAVTDVAERTGLFRLPFATTLHRARGLPRSAWGTAFAHAGLGIALIGIVCETTWNSEYIATMKPNDVAQVAGYDLKLNGLLERQGPNYREMVAQFQVSRGGEALSVMTPSKRSFTTRGASTTEAALLTRGASQLYISLGDVTAEGAIAVRIYHKPFVLLIWWGPVLMAFGGVLSLSDRRLRVGAPKPARAKQRLQPAE; translated from the coding sequence GTGATCGCGGAAGCCGGACATTACGCGCTGGTGCTGGCGCTCGCGCTGGCGCTGATTCAGTCCTTCGTGCCTGTCATCGGCGCGCGCCTGCGCGACCCTGCGCTGATGAACGTGGCGCGTTCCACCGCGCTGGCGCAGCTGCTGTTCGTCGGCGCGTCCTTCATTGCGCTGGTGACGCTGCACGTGAACTCGGACTTCTCCGTCGCGAACGTCTACGAAAATTCGCACTCCATGAAGCCGCTGATCTACAAGATCACGGGCGTGTGGGGAAACCATGAAGGCTCGATGCTGCTGTGGGTGTCGATCCTGGCGCTGTTCGGCGGGCTGGTCGCTGCCTTCGGCAACAATCTGCCACTGTCGCTGCGCGCGCATGTGCTGAGCGTGCAAGCCTGGATCGCGAGTGCGTTCTATCTCTTCATCCTGATTACGTCGAATCCGTTCCTGCGCATCGCCAACCCGCCGATCGAGGGGCGCGATCTCAATCCGGTCCTGCAGGACATCGGGCTCGCGGTGCATCCGCCGATGCTCTATCTCGGCTATGTCGGCTTCTCGATCTCGTTCTCCTTTGCGATCGCGGCGCTGATCGAGGGACGGATCGACGCGGCCTGGGCGCGCTGGGTGCGGCCGTGGACGCTGGTCGCCTGGATCTTCCTGACCCTGGGCATCGCGATGGGCTCCTACTGGGCCTATTACGAGCTTGGCTGGGGCGGCTGGTGGTTCTGGGATCCGGTCGAGAATGCCTCGCTGATGCCGTGGCTTGCGGGCACCGCGCTGTTGCATTCGGCGCTGGTGATGGAGAAACGCAACGCGCTGAAGGTCTGGACCATTCTGTTGTCGATCCTGACCTTCTCGCTGTCGCTGCTCGGCACCTTCCTGGTTCGCTCGGGCGTCATCACCTCCGTGCACGCCTTCGCCAACGATCCGACCCGCGGCGTGTTCATCCTCTTGATCCTCTGCCTGTTCATCGGCGGCAGCCTGTCGCTGTTCGCGGGACGCGCGACCTCGCTCAAGCAGGGTGGCCTGTTCGCGCCGATCTCGCGCGAGGGCGCGCTGGTGCTGAACAATCTGCTGCTCACGGTGGCCTGTGCGGTCGTGCTGTTCGGAACGCTCTATCCGCTGGCCATGGAAGTGCTGGCCGACTTCAAGATGTCGGTCGGCGCTCCCTTCTACAACCTCACCTTCGTCCCTCTATTCACGTTGCTGCTGCTCGCGGTGCCGTTCGGGCCCATGCTGGCTTGGAAAAGGGGCGATCTGCTCGGTGTCACCCAGCGTCTGCTTGCCGCCGGCGTCGCCGGCCTCGTCGTGATCGCCATCGTCTGGGCCTGGACGCGGGGCGGCAGCGCGCTGGCGCCGTTGGCGATCGGGCTCGGCGTCTTCGTCATTGCGGGTGCCGTAACGGACGTGGCTGAACGAACCGGCCTGTTTCGCCTGCCGTTCGCGACCACGCTGCACCGCGCCCGCGGCCTGCCGCGTTCGGCCTGGGGCACCGCGTTTGCCCATGCCGGTCTCGGGATCGCGCTGATCGGGATCGTCTGCGAGACCACCTGGAACAGCGAATATATCGCGACCATGAAGCCGAACGACGTCGCGCAGGTCGCCGGATATGATCTGAAGCTCAATGGCCTGCTTGAGCGCCAAGGGCCGAACTACCGCGAAATGGTCGCCCAGTTCCAGGTCAGCCGGGGCGGCGAAGCGCTCAGCGTCATGACGCCGTCAAAGCGCAGCTTCACGACGCGCGGCGCCTCGACCACGGAAGCCGCCCTTCTGACCCGCGGCGCGAGCCAGCTCTACATTTCGCTCGGCGACGTCACCGCCGAAGGTGCGATCGCCGTGCGCATCTATCACAAGCCCTTCGTGCTCCTGATCTGGTGGGGGCCGGTGCTGATGGCGTTCGGCGGCGTGCTGTCGCTGTCCGACCGGCGCCTGCGGGTCGGCGCGCCCAAACCGGCGCGAGCCAAGCAACGCCTGCAGCCGGCGGAGTGA
- the ccmE gene encoding cytochrome c maturation protein CcmE translates to MTRKQRRMTIIGGSLAVLALAAALVLNALRDSIVFFSTPSMVAEKHVQPGKRFRLGGLVQPGSLQRGDNLAVTFEVADGSAKLPVAYKGILPDLFREGQGVVAEGALDANGVFKADTVLAKHDETYMPKDVADALKKQGHWKDDYGAQASGGAKPSADAKPATTAQGNSQGAVR, encoded by the coding sequence ATGACGCGCAAGCAGCGACGGATGACCATCATCGGCGGCTCGCTCGCCGTTCTCGCGCTCGCGGCCGCGCTTGTGCTCAATGCCTTGCGCGACTCCATCGTGTTCTTCTCCACTCCGTCCATGGTGGCCGAGAAGCACGTTCAGCCCGGCAAGCGCTTTCGCCTTGGCGGCCTGGTGCAGCCGGGCTCGCTCCAGCGCGGCGACAATCTCGCCGTGACGTTTGAAGTTGCCGACGGCAGTGCCAAGCTGCCCGTCGCATACAAGGGCATTCTGCCAGACCTGTTCCGCGAAGGGCAGGGCGTGGTCGCCGAAGGCGCGCTCGATGCCAACGGCGTGTTCAAGGCCGACACGGTGCTTGCCAAGCATGACGAGACCTATATGCCCAAGGACGTTGCTGACGCCCTCAAGAAGCAGGGGCATTGGAAGGACGATTACGGCGCTCAAGCGTCTGGTGGCGCAAAGCCTTCCGCGGATGCAAAGCCGGCCACGACGGCTCAGGGCAATTCGCAGGGAGCGGTGCGGTGA
- the ccmI gene encoding c-type cytochrome biogenesis protein CcmI, whose amino-acid sequence MTLWFVFALMTVAAIFAVLWPLGRGGRDQNQGSEVTVYKDQLAEIEHDLAAGLIARPEAEAARVEISRRLLAADSSESALVPTSNLKWRRGAAVLALVGLPLVAAAIYVPLGSPALHDFPLAQREREAARPGMAQSLENLVAQVQQHLEKNPNDGRGWNVLAPVLERLGRFDEAVRAYRNSITYNGESAERRSDLGEAIAAAAGGVVTADAKTEFERAHALNADDPKANYFLGLAAEQDGRKDEAANIWRALLAKAPADAPWRPLVQTSLARVGGGGTMPALSDETIAASKEMNDGDRNAMIRGMVERLATRLKQNGDDVDGWLRLVRAYLVMGDRDKAVGASTDARQAVANNAERLRQLNEGLKTLGLDG is encoded by the coding sequence ATGACGTTATGGTTCGTGTTCGCGCTGATGACGGTCGCGGCGATATTCGCCGTGCTCTGGCCGCTCGGCCGTGGCGGGCGCGACCAAAATCAAGGCAGCGAGGTCACGGTCTACAAGGACCAGCTGGCCGAGATCGAGCATGATCTCGCGGCAGGACTGATTGCGCGACCTGAAGCCGAGGCGGCGCGCGTCGAGATCAGCCGCAGGCTGCTCGCCGCTGATAGCAGCGAGTCCGCGCTCGTGCCGACATCCAATCTGAAATGGCGCCGCGGGGCGGCCGTGCTGGCGCTGGTCGGCCTGCCGCTGGTCGCGGCTGCGATCTATGTTCCACTCGGCTCGCCGGCACTTCACGACTTTCCGCTGGCGCAGCGCGAACGCGAGGCGGCGCGGCCCGGCATGGCGCAGTCGCTCGAGAATCTCGTCGCGCAGGTTCAGCAGCACCTGGAGAAAAATCCGAACGATGGCCGCGGCTGGAACGTGCTTGCGCCGGTGTTGGAGCGGCTTGGCCGCTTCGACGAGGCCGTGCGCGCCTACCGCAATTCGATCACCTACAACGGCGAGAGCGCGGAGCGCCGCTCCGATCTCGGCGAGGCCATCGCGGCCGCTGCCGGCGGCGTGGTGACGGCGGACGCCAAGACCGAGTTCGAGCGCGCGCACGCGCTCAACGCCGACGATCCCAAGGCGAACTATTTCCTCGGGCTCGCCGCCGAGCAGGACGGCCGCAAGGATGAGGCGGCCAACATCTGGCGCGCGCTGCTGGCGAAGGCTCCGGCGGACGCGCCTTGGCGGCCACTGGTGCAGACCTCGCTCGCCCGGGTTGGCGGTGGCGGCACGATGCCGGCCCTGTCGGACGAGACGATCGCGGCCTCCAAGGAAATGAACGACGGCGATCGCAACGCGATGATCCGTGGCATGGTCGAACGACTCGCCACGCGGCTGAAGCAGAATGGCGACGACGTCGACGGTTGGCTGCGCCTGGTGCGTGCCTATCTGGTGATGGGCGATCGCGACAAGGCGGTTGGCGCCTCGACCGACGCACGCCAGGCGGTCGCGAACAACGCCGAGCGGCTGCGCCAGCTCAACGAAGGCCTCAAGACTCTCGGGCTCGACGGATGA
- a CDS encoding sensor histidine kinase translates to MPASSLANRLFLSATAWLVVILAITGVVLSSVYKNATERAFDRRLNLYLRTLIAEVATPDEPPDRQFQSLGEPLFELPLSGWYWQITRTDTEKPEVRSSRSLWDKKLPKLEDQGAELTAAGIRLAYVDGPEGQNLRMVERPVDLGADGKYLVSVAGDDTEIFDETRSFDYYLGGTFTALGIVLLLTTVFQVRFGLAPLKRISESIADIRSGRAERLEGEFPVEIAPLARETNALIDANREIVERARTHVGNLAHAIKTPLSVIVNEAGSHADDPFAAKVMEQADVMRNQLAHHLERARIAARVSIVGTVTEVAPAIEGLRRTMEKIHRGRGITVEAKADPSAKFRGERQDLEEMVGNLVDNACKWAASRVFIEVLVEAPQQAGAGPRLRLIVDDDGRGLSEAERAQVSRRGQRLDESKPGSGLGLSIVTDLAALYGGNLSLGRAPIGGLRAELVLPGI, encoded by the coding sequence ATGCCCGCCAGCTCGCTTGCGAACCGCCTGTTCCTATCGGCGACCGCCTGGCTCGTGGTGATCCTGGCCATCACGGGCGTGGTGCTGTCCTCGGTCTACAAGAACGCCACCGAGCGCGCCTTCGACCGCCGGCTCAACCTCTATCTCCGCACCCTGATCGCCGAGGTGGCCACCCCTGACGAGCCGCCGGACCGCCAATTCCAGTCGCTCGGCGAGCCCCTCTTCGAGCTGCCGCTGTCCGGCTGGTATTGGCAGATCACGCGTACCGACACCGAGAAGCCGGAGGTGCGCTCCTCGCGCTCGCTCTGGGACAAGAAGCTGCCGAAACTGGAAGACCAGGGCGCCGAGCTCACCGCCGCCGGCATTCGCCTCGCCTATGTCGATGGGCCGGAAGGGCAGAATCTGCGCATGGTCGAGCGTCCGGTCGATCTCGGCGCCGACGGCAAATACCTGGTCAGCGTCGCTGGCGACGACACCGAGATTTTCGATGAGACCCGCAGCTTCGACTATTATCTCGGCGGCACGTTCACGGCGCTCGGCATCGTGCTGCTGCTGACGACCGTGTTCCAGGTCCGCTTCGGTCTCGCGCCGCTCAAGCGCATCTCGGAATCCATCGCCGATATCCGCTCCGGGCGGGCGGAGCGGCTCGAGGGCGAGTTTCCGGTCGAAATCGCGCCGCTGGCGCGTGAGACCAACGCGCTGATCGATGCCAACAGGGAGATCGTCGAGCGCGCCCGCACCCATGTCGGCAACCTCGCCCATGCGATCAAGACGCCGCTGTCAGTGATCGTGAATGAGGCCGGCTCGCATGCCGACGATCCGTTCGCGGCCAAGGTGATGGAGCAGGCCGACGTGATGCGCAATCAGCTCGCCCACCACCTGGAGCGCGCCCGCATTGCGGCAAGAGTCTCGATCGTCGGCACGGTGACGGAGGTTGCGCCCGCCATCGAAGGACTGCGGCGGACCATGGAGAAGATCCACCGCGGCCGGGGCATTACCGTCGAAGCCAAGGCCGATCCCTCTGCGAAATTCCGGGGCGAGCGGCAGGATCTGGAGGAGATGGTCGGCAATCTGGTCGACAACGCCTGCAAATGGGCCGCTTCGCGGGTCTTTATCGAAGTCTTGGTAGAGGCCCCGCAGCAGGCGGGCGCGGGCCCCCGGCTGCGGCTTATCGTCGATGATGATGGGCGCGGCCTCTCGGAGGCCGAGCGCGCCCAGGTTTCCCGGCGCGGCCAGCGGCTCGACGAATCAAAGCCGGGCTCGGGCCTCGGCCTGTCGATCGTGACCGACCTCGCCGCTCTCTATGGCGGCAATCTCTCGCTTGGCCGTGCGCCGATCGGGGGCCTGCGGGCCGAGCTGGTGTTGCCGGGAATATAA
- a CDS encoding response regulator transcription factor has product MRLLVVEDDPDLNRQLTKALTDAGYVVDRAFDGEEGHYLGDNEPYDAVVLDIGLPKKDGISVLEAWRRNGRTMPVLILTARDRWSDKVQGFDAGADDYVPKPFHLEEVLARIRALLRRSTGHAQSELSCGPVTLDTRTGRVSVSGNPVKMTSHEYRLLAYLMHHSGRVVSRTELVEHLYDQDFDRDSNTIEVFVGRIRKKLDVDIIQTVRGLGYLLTPPAAGA; this is encoded by the coding sequence GTGCGCCTGCTCGTTGTTGAGGATGACCCCGATCTCAATCGCCAGCTCACCAAGGCGCTGACCGACGCAGGCTATGTCGTCGACCGCGCCTTCGACGGAGAAGAAGGACACTATCTCGGCGACAACGAGCCCTACGACGCCGTGGTGCTCGATATCGGCTTGCCGAAGAAGGACGGCATCTCGGTGCTGGAGGCCTGGCGCCGCAACGGCCGCACCATGCCTGTGCTGATCCTCACCGCCCGCGATCGCTGGAGTGACAAGGTGCAGGGTTTCGATGCCGGCGCCGACGATTACGTGCCCAAGCCGTTCCATCTGGAGGAGGTGCTGGCGCGCATCCGTGCGCTGCTGCGCCGCTCGACCGGTCATGCCCAGAGCGAACTCAGCTGTGGCCCTGTCACGCTCGACACCCGCACCGGCCGGGTCAGCGTTTCGGGCAACCCGGTCAAGATGACCTCGCACGAATATCGGCTTCTGGCCTACCTGATGCACCATTCGGGTCGCGTCGTCTCGCGCACCGAGCTGGTCGAGCATCTCTACGACCAGGACTTTGACCGCGACTCCAACACGATTGAAGTCTTCGTCGGCCGCATCCGCAAGAAGCTCGACGTCGATATCATCCAGACCGTCCGCGGGCTCGGCTATCTCCTGACCCCTCCGGCCGCCGGCGCCTGA
- a CDS encoding Ku protein, whose amino-acid sequence MAPRANWKGFLRLSLVTCPVALYPATSDTEKVSFNQINRKTGHRIKYLKVDAETGDEVTSEDIVKGYKVDTDTYIEVTKDELDDIALDSTHTIEIDEFVPKADIDNRYLIRPYYLVPDGKVGHDAYAVIRETIRSMDKVAIGRVVLTNREHIIALEPLESGLMGTLLRYPYEVRSEKEYFDDIQDVKLTKDMLDLAKHIVEKKSGAFEPELFEDHYETALIDLINKKRAGTPIAAKSTPKTGGNVINLMDALKKSLASEKDAAPAAKVAKEAIKTKKSKKRVEGQREMLLPISGKGGKEAAAKEAAPKKADKPVRTTTRAKKAG is encoded by the coding sequence ATGGCCCCCCGTGCCAATTGGAAGGGTTTTTTGCGCCTCTCGCTCGTGACCTGTCCGGTCGCGCTGTATCCCGCCACATCGGATACCGAGAAGGTCTCGTTCAACCAGATCAACCGCAAGACCGGCCACCGGATCAAGTACCTCAAGGTCGACGCCGAGACCGGTGACGAGGTGACCTCCGAGGACATCGTCAAGGGCTACAAGGTCGACACCGACACCTACATCGAGGTCACCAAGGACGAGCTCGACGATATCGCGCTCGACTCCACCCATACGATCGAGATCGACGAGTTCGTGCCGAAGGCCGACATCGACAACCGCTATCTGATCCGCCCCTATTATCTCGTGCCCGACGGCAAGGTCGGCCACGACGCCTATGCGGTGATCCGCGAGACCATTCGCAGCATGGACAAGGTCGCGATCGGTCGCGTGGTGCTGACCAATCGCGAGCACATCATCGCGCTGGAGCCGCTCGAGAGCGGGCTGATGGGCACGCTGCTGCGCTATCCCTACGAAGTTCGCAGCGAGAAGGAATATTTCGACGACATCCAGGACGTGAAGCTGACGAAGGACATGCTCGACCTCGCCAAGCACATCGTCGAGAAGAAATCCGGCGCCTTCGAGCCCGAGCTGTTCGAGGACCATTACGAGACCGCGTTGATCGATCTCATCAACAAGAAGCGCGCGGGCACACCGATCGCGGCCAAGTCCACGCCGAAGACCGGCGGCAACGTCATCAACCTGATGGACGCGCTGAAGAAGAGCCTCGCGAGCGAGAAGGATGCAGCTCCTGCGGCGAAGGTCGCCAAGGAAGCCATCAAAACCAAGAAGTCCAAGAAGCGCGTCGAGGGCCAGCGCGAGATGCTGCTGCCGATCTCCGGCAAGGGCGGCAAGGAGGCCGCAGCCAAGGAGGCTGCGCCCAAGAAAGCCGACAAGCCGGTGCGCACCACAACGCGAGCCAAGAAAGCCGGCTGA
- a CDS encoding Flp family type IVb pilin: MILLRSFLADESAATAIEYGLIAAGIALAIVTVVTNTGSVLLSNKFVSISAAAK; this comes from the coding sequence ATGATTTTGCTCAGGTCTTTTCTTGCCGACGAGAGTGCCGCCACCGCAATCGAGTATGGCCTGATCGCCGCCGGCATCGCACTCGCCATCGTGACCGTCGTCACCAACACGGGCAGCGTCCTGCTCAGCAACAAGTTCGTCTCGATCAGCGCGGCCGCGAAGTAA